A window of Metopolophium dirhodum isolate CAU chromosome 6, ASM1992520v1, whole genome shotgun sequence genomic DNA:
CCAGCAGGTTTTGAATATACCATTTTGTCACccaattcttttttatttatattatgattatggtCTAAAATGGCAATCATACTTCTCATGTGCATACCTTTATACTTTAAATGGATTCTTTTTGgcatatattttaaacgtaagTTATGGTATGACTCTAATCGACCAGTGTGCACGAAGTTCTTTGCATGTTCCAAATCCTTTAGTAAATCTTTtgacataattattttcttcaaaGCATAGTATGGCTCACTATCTTGATTTAACCATAATTTTGATCTAATTTCATTTTCTGTTAATTTTTCGTGTTGACattgtttttttacttattcTTACCAAGTAGCTATTAGCTAAGTATGAAACCAGTATGAAGTAGTACGTCGTccgtgtgtaatattatataatgcaaatgctgatatgtgtgtgtattgtttacgttattaatattaccatgcactaatattaaaaataatattattataatacctagacATTTTGCGTCGCAGCATAGCGTGGAGTGTGGACAGCACTCGGTGACGGCAGCGGCGCGCGACGCGACGGCGGCGCACCAGTGACGTCACACGTAAAACAAAACTAATGAATTTACGCAGAAGCTAACGTCAGATAAAAATTTTGAGACCAccgaacatttttatttttcatgcattatttgattttgttaaaataaaaataatgatttttattccTTTCATGGTcctttaatatttgattttaatttacattaacatCACACTATATTACAgtgtatctattataaaatcTCTTGTTATGTGATTAAtgcttatgaattatgatattttgcGCACAATTGACAACGAGACGAGAAAGACATTGAGATTATCAAAGGTATATTCTGATATCAGATGATTGGTATGCAATTAGTATAGTCGTATCGAAAACCCGGGACGCAATTAGTATGTCACAAATCGCAATTTTTATATCGGGGACGCAATTCGTATGCAGCTAAACGACATGGTCGGCGGGGGTCGGGGGACGGCCACCGAAAGGTTCATAgacaagcccggattaagacaTTTTGAGGCcctgtatgaaaaaaaataataataatgtatattatactagccgactcgtcacagcttcgcccgtgattggttgtttatttttccTTCGGACCATGATATgtagaattttttattcaaatattattgtttaatgtgatcggcaagtaaatataaaaaacggttaatgaaaacggattgaaatttttctagcgttataaatgataaaaataaatacagataaaaaagaaataatttatggttgataaaGAATTTGATTGAAgttgatgaagaaaaaaaaacaattaaaataagaattttataagACTTCTGAGTATATgatgttttttgttatatttcctgttgaaattaaaatcataagatGATTCGGGTCTCCAGTTCGAGAAAATGCCACGTATAATTGCCCATGTGAAAAGCACTCTGTACGAAGATCTACGCCAACGTACTTGAATGTTTGACCTTGTGCTTTGTTTATGGTAATCGCAAAAGAAACTTTAACCGGGAATTGAAGCCGTTTGAAAGAAAACGGCAAGTCAGAGGGAATCATGGGAATTCTTGGAATAAATGCAATTTCTCCTTTCGCTGGCCCTGTAAGAATTACggcttctataatattatttcgcaaCGATTTTATTTGTAATCTTGTACcgttacaagttacaagttcGGTGGTTGAAGATTACGTAATAATGTAATTGGAgcaccaatttttaattttagtttatgagGAGGAAATCCCGAAGGAGAAAGAGAATTGAGAAATTCTTGTGGATAATGAATAGCATCATCTGTTGATGTAACTGTATCAATAGATAGATATTCACGTGAGTGTCCATCGAATTTTAGAAGGATGATATCATTAATTTCTTCTGCTGTTACATTTCTTGGAGAGATAATAGCTCTTTCACATAACCACTGATAAGATTTATTGGACAGATTAAAAATGTCAGGATAAACTGTAGAAATCAACTCTTCCACGTTATTGACCACCCGTCCAATCGTGTGATTGACAGAAATGTAaccattttcattttctaaagTTCCATTTCCAATTTTCAACAACTGTGCTGGAAAAATATCGTCCCCTCCGCATAAATAAACTCTCATGTTTGTTCGCAAATAAAGTTTTTCAACATAGTTCCATATAGGGGAAGATTTTAAGCAAGCATTAACGACATCAGCTCGAGTACCTTTAGGGATTACTGGTAAGGTTTGACGGAAATCACCAGCGAAAACAAATGTTATGCCACccataaacttattattacacCTAAGATCTTTTAATGTTCGATCAATTGCTTCGATATGTGATCTGTGACTCATTGTACACTCATCCCACACAACGAATGAGGTTTCTTGAAGAATTTTTCCAAGAGGGCCATTTTTACGAATCGGACAAACGTATTCTgtatcaaataatacatttaacggTAACTTGAAAGTCGAGTGAGCAGTTCTGCCGCCACTAAGGAGAGTTGCTGCTATACCAGATGAAGCTACTGCTAATGCAACTTTACCTGAGGATCTAATTTGAGccaacaacaaattaattaggAATGTTTTTCCTGAACCACCCGgagcatctaaaaaaaaaactcttcctTGATGATTCATTACGCTTtctgtaataacattaaaagcatatttttgATCATTTACTAATTTTGGTAAATTGATTTCTACAAATTCTTGTAATCGGTTATTATTGTAAGAACGCAAAATTGAGAATTCAAAAGGATCAGATGCATTTTCATTTCGAACAGGTGAGTTCATTCCaaattcagttaaatatttttcagacaGACAAACAACTTTATCTTCTATTTCAATCAAAcctctattaaatatttcatcagaAAAAGTAAATTGCAAGTCATTTAATCGAGTGCGCTCTGTATGAAGAATATCTTCACAAAAATCATTTCTGAACTGTTCCCACAAAGATTGAGGTTCAGACGGTTGGCAGAAAACTATGATTATTGCGAATAATTCTCTTCATTTTGAATGACTTTCTGAAAGAGTTGCCTCCGCTAGAGTATTTTTCCATTGCTCGTCATTTTCTAAAAGCCCAAGAGCAAAACAGGTAGCTTTAAAAGTCGCGTGAATGACTCCATCAAAGGCCTTCAAGGTTTCAAATGAAGTAGGACCTTGTACATAATTTAGTAACAATCTTAAATGGTAGCACTCACTTTGATTTGGGTGAATCGTGTAAATTCTACCAATGGCAGTGTCCATTTTTATTCCTGGCCAACCTGGAACATCTTTTCCCCGTCTCCTCTTTAACCAGCCTCTGCTATTATCCCAGGTGTAATAAGAAGGAACTTCATGATAGAACAGTGTTTTCGCAAAATCATCATGTGAACACAGTTCAAAAAATGCAGTTAGTGTCGTTTTTCTTGGATTTTCAATAACTTGATGAAGATTATTAGCATTAAAGAAAACACGCTGTCCATTTTCTAGATGAACAGCCAAGTGCTAAACTGTCGGATCTCTATCATggatatcaaaattaaaaattctccaAAACGCTTCAGAAGTACATATGTATCGACcattcaaataatttgtaatctCATCGTTTTCACGATTAACAGAAAAAGTAGCTCTATCTGAtcctttattaatatatttacatatgtattttatcGCTTTAACCGAATGACAGTAATCTACGTTAATATGCGCATTAAAGCACCTAGATAGCACTGGACAATACGGTACAACCCAACGGTTGTCAACCACGATTTCTGTTTGACCACGAACTTTTAATATTGCAGTATAACCTCCATCATCTGGTGATCTCCGTCGGTAAGTCGGATAACCATCATCTCCAGTTTGAGTATCCTTGACCAATTTGTGAGGGTGTTTCTTACTACATTTTCCATTATTCATACATGGCGATCTAATATTTAACTCGCCGCATGGGCCATGAATCATATTCTTGCATACTATTTCATAAAGTATAGGATCTCTGTCTTTGTTTGGTATCTCGgcagaaataattttatcaatttcatcTGGCTGAATTTTCGTTTGTAACCACAAAAGAATGTGGCAGTGTGGCAAACCTCGTTTTTGCCATTCAAcactgtaaacataacaatttacatctccgaaaatatatttattttttaatacatgcaTAAACTTTTTTAGTTTGAGATGAAAAACTCTAGAGATTATATCGTGTCTATCAAACGACTTTTGGTCttgaaataattcattttttatttccggCCATTCCGGGTTGcatgtaaaagtaataaataaatctgGACGGCCAAATTTACGAACATAAGTCATGGCATCCTGATTTTTTTCATGCATGTAACGTGGGGAGCCAGTAAAAGAGGAGGGAAGAATTACTTGTTGCCCCACGTTATTAGCATTAATATTTGCATCATTGTTAACAGCATCTCAGAGGTGAACATAATCATCCGCACGTAGTTGTTTTTGATGGTTACGAATAAAGTGTAGTCTTTCAGAAATCATTTTTGCCATCATATCTACGGCGAATTGGCTgaataatgttttgtaataatGTAGATGATTTAGACTTGTTTCTCTAACCATAAACCTATAAGAATAAAATTGCATGCAGGATACAGTTTTGgttcgattttggttattttcctgtaatatattaatgtgatAACCGTGTTCGCCTCTAGTATACATCAATGGATATTGCAGTGCATCATAAGATCTATTCAATTCGGAAACTCGACTCAAGTGTCCACTCCGACCATGCAGAACTATATCTCTGTGACCTTTATCTtcattaactaataatacaGCTACTTCATCGATGGTAGGTGCATTATATTGACCTCTGTGTTCATCTTGAGGAACTCTGTCAGCATGAATTATTGACTTAAAGTTTTGCAACTCATCAAACGACCTCGACTCCAGATTAGATCTAAAGATCTGTATGAGGTGATTATTTTCACGCAAAACTGTTTGCAATGATTCAATGagacatctttttaaatttggaaTCATATTTGTTCGAATATATATTTGATCCGACtctgacataaaatatatttgtaaaaatttagcATTATTTCCAATTTCGGGTAATAAACTACCTATTAAATGATGCACTTGACCCTGAATTTTAAAAGAGGGCATGAAGTTCACTTATTTCGTTTGCTCCAAACGATGTCATTTGAAACAGAGTGTTATACCGTCTagaattattaaagaaatgaTTTGATAGAGGGCGAGAATTAtcaattaaacttttaattaggTCTGGAAGATCCTCAAATTGGTGTAAAACAACTTTACCGTCAGCGCAGCAAAGTCCATGGGTTTCATCAATCCATTTTTTTGCATGGCACTTAGGACATAATATAGTCTTTCGTCCAATTTGAAGcgctttaatatttaaataatcaatctCGGATAGAACTTACAGAAAATTATTTGAGAAGTATCACGTACCAAGAGCGTCTTTCTGGATTGGCTTTATAAGAAGAGTCTGCAAACATTTGAATTatgaaaaatagaaatattaagctcgcaagttaatttttatatatatattatgtcaagaTAAATGTGACGAATTTCGGTTACTGAGTTACTCTGATAAggcaaaatataaatatatattataatatattcataatatataatatttatactaaaagcGCAGCACCACTGTCAGCAATTAATGTACTTATTTGGCATAGGATTATGGGCTGGTCTATAACAGTAAAAAAGGTCTGTGACctaacaatgaaatattatgtattccttttttttttttttttttgggttaaggcttcgactacttaggtcattagcctgtggtactgtaggggggtactgtagatttgtttactcgtgatttgtttttggcagaatttttaatttgggcacatGTAGGTATCTGCCGTGctcgggtgggggatggcggca
This region includes:
- the LOC132946644 gene encoding uncharacterized protein LOC132946644, producing the protein MIPNLKRCLIESLQTVLRENNHLIQIFRSNLESRSFDELQNFKSIIHADRVPQDEHRGQYNAPTIDEVAVLLVNEDKGHRDIVLHGRSGHLSRVSELNRSYDALQYPLMYTRGEHGYHINILQENNQNRTKTVSCMQFYSYRFMVRETSLNHLHYYKTLFSQFAVDMMAKMISERLHFIRNHQKQLRADDYVHL
- the LOC132946643 gene encoding uncharacterized protein LOC132946643; amino-acid sequence: MTYVRKFGRPDLFITFTCNPEWPEIKNELFQDQNVEWQKRGLPHCHILLWLQTKIQPDEIDKIISAEIPNKDRDPILYEIVCKNMIHGPCGELNIRSPCMNNGKCSKKHPHKLVKDTQTGDDGYPTYRRRSPDDGGYTAILKVRGQTEIVVDNRWVVPYCPVLSRCFNAHINVDYCHSVKAIKYICKYINKGSDRATFSVNRENDEITNYLNGRYIFIENPRKTTLTAFFELCSHDDFAKTLFYHEVPSYYTWDNSRGWLKRRRGKDVPGWPGIKMDTAIGRIYTIHPNQIFCQPSEPQSLWEQFRNDFCEDILHTERTRLNDLQFTFSDEIFNRGLIEIEDKVVCLSEKYLTEFGMNSPVRNENASDPFEFSILRSYNNNRLQEFVEINLPKLVNDQKYAFNVITESVMNHQGRVFFLDAPGGSGKTFLINLLLAQIRSSGKVALAVASSGIAATLLSGGRTAHSTFKLPLNVLFDTEYVCPIRKNGPLGKILQETSFVVWDECTMSHRSHIEAIDRTLKDLRCNNKFMGGITFVFAGDFRQTLPVIPKGTRADVVNACLKSSPIWNYVEKLYLRTNMRVYLCGGDDIFPAQLLKIGNGTLENENGYISVNHTIGRVVNNVEELISTVYPDIFNLSNKSYQWLCERAIISPRNVTAEEINDIILLKFDGHSREYLSIDTVTSTDDAIHYPQEFLNSLSPSGFPPHKLKLKIGAPITLLRNLQPPNL